One Dietzia sp. JS16-p6b genomic window carries:
- the serA gene encoding phosphoglycerate dehydrogenase, with product MTASGRPVVLIADKLAQSTVDALGDAVEVRWVDGPDRPRLLDAVKDADALLVRSATTVDAEVLAAAPKLKIIGRAGVGLDNVEIPAATERGVMVVNAPTSNIHSAAEHAVALLMSACRQIPAADRTLREHTWKRSSFNGVELLGKTIGVVGLGRIGQLVAQRLAAFETTLIAYDPYLPAARAAQLGIELVDIDELVSRADIITMHLPKTKETAGLLDAERLARAKDGVVIVNAARGGLIVEDALVDALKSGKVRSAALDVFDTEPCTDSPLFELENTVVTPHLGASTSEAQDRAGTDVARSVLLALRGEFVPDAVNVSGGPVGDEVAPWIDLVRKVGLIAGHLCPGVPTTVNVDVAGELAAEQVDVLGLAALRGLFSAITDEPATFVNVASMAEQRGVTHSVETRSESKSYRSTVTVTAVAADGATGKVTGTLSGLEKVQKIVRINERGFDLRAQGQNLFVHYSDRPGVLGKVGSILGGEGIDIQAAALSQDATGEGASLILRVDRAVADPTVDRIVSELGATATQINLD from the coding sequence GTGACAGCATCCGGACGTCCCGTCGTCCTCATCGCCGACAAGCTCGCCCAGTCGACCGTCGACGCACTCGGCGACGCCGTCGAGGTCCGCTGGGTCGACGGCCCGGATCGCCCCAGGCTCCTCGACGCGGTGAAGGACGCGGACGCGCTCCTCGTCCGTTCGGCGACGACGGTCGACGCCGAGGTCCTCGCCGCGGCACCCAAGCTGAAGATCATCGGTCGCGCGGGCGTGGGACTGGACAACGTGGAGATCCCCGCCGCCACCGAACGCGGTGTCATGGTGGTCAACGCGCCCACCTCCAACATCCACTCGGCCGCAGAGCACGCGGTGGCGCTGCTCATGTCCGCGTGCCGCCAGATTCCCGCCGCCGACCGCACGCTGCGCGAGCACACCTGGAAGCGGAGTTCGTTCAACGGCGTCGAACTGCTCGGCAAGACCATCGGAGTGGTGGGCCTGGGTCGGATCGGCCAGTTGGTGGCACAGCGCCTGGCGGCGTTCGAGACCACCCTCATCGCCTACGACCCCTACCTGCCCGCCGCCCGAGCGGCGCAGCTGGGCATCGAGCTGGTCGACATCGACGAGCTGGTCTCCCGGGCCGACATCATCACGATGCACCTGCCCAAGACCAAGGAGACGGCCGGTCTGCTGGACGCCGAGCGGCTGGCCCGCGCCAAGGACGGCGTCGTGATCGTCAACGCCGCCCGCGGTGGGCTGATCGTCGAGGACGCCCTGGTCGACGCACTCAAGTCCGGCAAGGTCCGGTCTGCCGCCCTCGACGTGTTCGACACCGAGCCCTGCACCGATTCGCCGCTGTTCGAGCTGGAGAACACCGTCGTCACCCCCCACCTGGGCGCCTCCACCAGCGAAGCCCAGGACCGCGCCGGCACCGACGTCGCCCGCAGCGTGCTGTTGGCGCTGCGCGGCGAGTTCGTCCCGGACGCAGTGAACGTCTCCGGCGGTCCGGTCGGCGACGAGGTCGCCCCGTGGATCGACCTGGTCCGCAAGGTCGGCCTGATCGCCGGCCACCTCTGCCCGGGGGTGCCGACCACGGTCAACGTCGACGTCGCCGGTGAGCTCGCCGCCGAGCAGGTAGACGTGCTCGGGCTGGCAGCCCTGCGTGGCCTGTTCTCCGCGATCACCGACGAGCCGGCCACGTTCGTCAACGTCGCATCGATGGCCGAGCAGCGCGGCGTCACCCACTCGGTGGAGACCCGCAGCGAGTCCAAGTCCTACCGCAGCACCGTCACAGTCACCGCCGTGGCCGCGGACGGCGCCACCGGCAAGGTCACCGGAACCCTCTCGGGCCTCGAGAAGGTCCAGAAGATCGTCCGGATCAACGAGCGCGGTTTCGACCTGCGCGCCCAGGGCCAGAACCTCTTCGTGCACTACTCCGATCGACCGGGTGTGCTCGGGAAGGTCGGTTCCATCCTCGGCGGGGAGGGCATCGACATCCAGGCCGCCGCCCTGAGCCAGGACGCCACGGGTGAGGGCGCGTCGCTGATCCTCCGGGTCGACCGCGCGGTCGCCGATCCGACGGTCGACCGGATCGTCTCCGAGCTCGGGGCCACGGCCACCCAGATCAACCTGGACTGA
- a CDS encoding NAD(P)/FAD-dependent oxidoreductase → MTRSDPVRADVVVVGSGPNGLAAALLCARAGRRVVVLEAEDTIGGGCRTLPMDGMPGDLGEGLLVDPCSAVHPMAGAAPFFRQFDLAAHGVELRTPPVQLGHALPGRDAIVVPSDPSPASLAEGMGSEAEARAWWQVMEPLAERPLEVVATALSDQRSIPPVTVVAALARAFARAHPLGITGDRFGPDGRTLFSGIASHAISPLSSPAATGVGLILGSLLHSPLGWALPVGGSGAITAALAEALRRAGGEIRTGIRVGSMAQIDARDIVFNTSSRILGEILLSSSPSPAVERRARRLTRAPVGGAAAKVDIVLSGPVPWSDRRLSDAGTLHLGGDSAHIDAAERAVADGRHADRPMVLVSQPWVTDPGRIAPDGRRPLWTYAHVPAYSRQDQTEQVLAALEAVAPGIRDVVVATRCTPASRMDRHNANYAGGDIAAGRVDLRGLVARPVPRVDPYATGVPGIWHASGSTPPGPGVHGLAGQYVAERILRG, encoded by the coding sequence ATGACCCGGTCCGACCCGGTCCGCGCCGACGTCGTGGTGGTGGGGTCGGGTCCGAACGGACTCGCCGCCGCGCTCCTGTGCGCCCGCGCCGGCCGACGGGTCGTGGTGCTCGAGGCCGAGGACACCATCGGGGGCGGGTGTCGCACCCTGCCCATGGACGGCATGCCGGGCGATCTCGGCGAGGGACTGCTGGTCGACCCGTGTTCGGCTGTCCACCCGATGGCCGGCGCCGCACCGTTCTTCCGGCAGTTCGACCTGGCCGCGCACGGCGTCGAGTTGAGGACGCCGCCGGTCCAGTTGGGCCACGCGCTCCCCGGTCGCGACGCGATCGTGGTCCCCTCCGACCCCTCCCCCGCGAGCCTGGCCGAGGGGATGGGGTCCGAGGCGGAGGCCCGGGCCTGGTGGCAGGTCATGGAACCGCTGGCCGAGCGGCCACTCGAGGTGGTGGCCACGGCGCTGTCCGATCAGCGATCGATCCCGCCGGTCACGGTGGTGGCAGCGCTGGCGAGGGCCTTCGCCCGGGCACATCCCCTGGGGATCACGGGCGACCGATTCGGACCGGATGGCCGGACCCTGTTCTCGGGGATCGCCTCCCACGCGATCTCGCCCCTCTCCTCGCCGGCGGCGACCGGGGTCGGCCTGATCCTCGGTTCCCTCCTGCACTCCCCGCTCGGGTGGGCCCTTCCTGTCGGGGGGAGCGGTGCGATCACCGCCGCCCTGGCAGAGGCGCTGCGCCGGGCCGGCGGGGAGATCCGCACGGGGATCCGCGTCGGGTCGATGGCGCAGATTGACGCGCGGGACATCGTCTTCAACACCTCCTCGCGGATCCTCGGCGAGATCCTGCTGTCGTCCTCGCCGTCACCGGCCGTGGAGCGACGGGCCCGACGGCTCACCCGAGCGCCCGTGGGAGGTGCCGCGGCGAAGGTCGACATCGTCCTGTCGGGTCCGGTGCCGTGGAGCGACCGACGCCTGAGCGATGCGGGCACGCTTCACCTGGGTGGGGACTCCGCCCACATCGACGCGGCCGAGCGCGCGGTGGCGGACGGCCGGCACGCGGACCGTCCGATGGTGCTGGTCTCCCAGCCGTGGGTCACGGATCCGGGCCGCATCGCACCCGACGGGCGACGGCCGCTGTGGACCTACGCTCACGTGCCCGCCTACTCGCGGCAGGACCAGACCGAGCAGGTGCTCGCCGCGCTCGAGGCGGTCGCACCAGGGATCCGCGACGTGGTGGTGGCGACCCGGTGCACGCCCGCGTCCCGGATGGATCGCCACAATGCGAACTACGCCGGGGGGGACATCGCCGCGGGCCGCGTGGACCTGCGCGGCCTCGTCGCCCGGCCGGTCCCCCGTGTCGACCCCTACGCGACCGGGGTCCCCGGCATATGGCACGCCTCCGGATCGACGCCCCCCGGGCCCGGTGTCCACGGGCTCGCGGGCCAGTACGTCGCCGAGCGGATCCTCCGCGGCTGA
- the ilvC gene encoding ketol-acid reductoisomerase → MAVEMFYDDSADLSLIQGRKVAVIGYGSQGHAHSLSLRDSGVEVAIGLREGSKSRAKAEEAGLTVMTAAEASKWADVIMLLAPDTSQAQIFTEDIEPNLSDGDALFFGHGLNIHFGLITPAEGVTVAMVAPKGPGHLVRRQFVDGKGVPALIAVEQDPKGEGEALALSYAKAIGGTRAGVIKTTFKDETETDLFGEQAVLCGGTEELVKTGFEVMVEAGYAPELAYFEVLHELKLIVDLMYEGGIARMNYSVSDTAEFGGYLSGPRVIDAGTKERMKEILADIQNGTFTKRLVANVEGGNKELEQLRKENAEHPIEVTGQKLRDLMSWVDRPITETA, encoded by the coding sequence ATGGCAGTGGAGATGTTCTACGACGACTCGGCGGATCTGTCGCTGATCCAGGGCCGCAAGGTCGCCGTCATCGGTTACGGCTCACAGGGCCACGCGCACTCGCTGAGCCTGCGCGACTCCGGTGTCGAGGTCGCGATCGGTCTGCGTGAGGGGTCCAAGTCCCGCGCGAAGGCCGAGGAGGCCGGCCTCACGGTGATGACCGCCGCCGAGGCCAGCAAGTGGGCCGACGTCATCATGCTGCTCGCCCCCGACACCTCGCAGGCCCAGATCTTCACCGAGGACATCGAGCCCAACCTCAGCGACGGCGACGCGCTGTTCTTCGGCCACGGCCTCAACATCCACTTCGGCCTGATCACGCCCGCCGAGGGCGTCACCGTCGCGATGGTCGCCCCGAAGGGTCCCGGCCACCTGGTGCGCCGTCAGTTCGTCGACGGCAAGGGCGTCCCGGCGCTCATCGCCGTGGAGCAGGACCCGAAGGGCGAGGGCGAGGCGCTCGCGCTGTCCTACGCCAAGGCGATCGGCGGCACCCGCGCGGGCGTCATCAAGACCACCTTCAAGGACGAGACCGAGACCGATCTGTTCGGTGAGCAGGCCGTGCTCTGCGGCGGTACAGAGGAGCTCGTCAAGACGGGTTTCGAGGTCATGGTCGAGGCGGGGTACGCCCCCGAGCTCGCCTACTTCGAGGTGCTGCACGAGCTCAAGCTCATCGTCGACCTCATGTACGAGGGAGGCATCGCGCGCATGAACTACTCGGTGTCCGACACCGCTGAGTTCGGTGGCTACCTCTCGGGCCCGCGCGTCATCGACGCCGGTACCAAGGAGCGCATGAAGGAGATCCTGGCCGACATCCAGAACGGCACCTTCACCAAGCGTCTCGTGGCCAACGTCGAGGGTGGCAACAAGGAGCTCGAGCAGCTCCGCAAGGAGAACGCGGAGCATCCGATCGAGGTCACCGGCCAGAAGCTGCGTGATCTGATGAGCTGGGTCGACCGGCCGATCACCGAGACCGCCTGA
- the ilvN gene encoding acetolactate synthase small subunit: MTARSHTLSVLVEDKPGVLARVASLFSRRGFNIESLAVGPTETDGLSRMTIVVAVEDFPLEQVTKQLNKLVNVIKIVEQDPAGSVARELTLVKVRADTTNRGQIVEIASLFRAHVVDVSPESLTLEATGTPDKLDALLRMLDGYGIREIVQSGMVALGRGPKSITTTR; this comes from the coding sequence GTGACCGCCCGCTCCCACACCCTGAGCGTGCTGGTGGAGGACAAGCCCGGCGTGCTCGCGCGCGTGGCGTCGCTGTTCTCCCGGCGCGGGTTCAACATCGAGTCCCTCGCGGTGGGTCCCACGGAGACCGACGGTCTCTCGCGGATGACGATCGTCGTGGCCGTCGAGGACTTCCCCCTCGAACAGGTGACCAAGCAGCTCAACAAGCTGGTCAACGTGATCAAGATCGTGGAGCAGGACCCGGCCGGTTCGGTCGCCCGGGAACTCACACTGGTCAAGGTCCGCGCCGACACCACCAATCGTGGCCAGATCGTCGAGATCGCCAGTCTCTTCCGCGCCCACGTCGTGGACGTCTCCCCGGAATCGCTCACGCTCGAGGCCACCGGTACCCCCGACAAGCTCGACGCGCTGCTGCGCATGCTCGACGGCTACGGGATCCGCGAGATCGTGCAATCCGGCATGGTCGCGCTGGGACGCGGCCCCAAGTCCATCACCACCACTCGATAG
- a CDS encoding acetolactate synthase large subunit — MSAPTAQPGPRPGAEHRARSAAPERMTGAQAVVRSLEEIGTEVVFGIPGGAILPVYDPLYDSVKVRHVLVRHEQGAGHAATGYAQATGRVGVCMATSGPGATNLVTPLADAQMDSVPIVAITGQVGTALIGTDGFQEADISGITMPITKHNFLVSHGEDIPRMIAEAFHIAQTGRPGAVLVDIPKDVLQAEMTFSWPPEMKLPGYRPVTKPHGKQIREAARLIAKAERPVLYVGGGVIKADASAELLALAELTGIPLVTTLMARGAFPDSHRLHYGMPGMHGTVAAVAALQKSDLLVTLGARFDDRVTGQLDTFAPGAKVIHADIDPAEIGKNRAVDVPIVGDIKEVLVELVQTLRGERDAGALHEPTGWVGELDEIRSEYPLGYGPQSDGSLSPEFVIERLSAAAGPDAIYCAGVGQHQMWAAQFVQYEKPRTWLNSGGLGTMGYSVPAAMGAKFGRPEAEVWAIDGDGCFQMTNQELATCAIEGAPIKVALINNGNLGMVRQWQTLFYDQRYSQTDLSTQSMLIPDFVKLGEALGCVALRCDRAEDVDEVISRAREINDRPVLIDFIVGKDAQVWPMVAAGTSNDEIMAARDIRPLFDDTDSVADDAADVHDVTERIDAAVLAAQEEDQ, encoded by the coding sequence GTGAGCGCACCAACGGCACAGCCCGGACCCCGTCCGGGTGCAGAGCACAGGGCCCGGTCCGCGGCCCCCGAGCGGATGACGGGCGCCCAGGCGGTGGTCCGGTCCCTCGAGGAGATCGGCACCGAGGTCGTCTTCGGGATCCCCGGCGGCGCGATCCTGCCCGTCTACGATCCCCTCTACGACTCGGTCAAGGTCCGACACGTGCTGGTCCGGCACGAGCAGGGCGCAGGTCATGCGGCCACCGGGTACGCGCAGGCCACCGGCCGGGTCGGCGTCTGCATGGCCACCTCGGGCCCGGGGGCCACCAACCTCGTCACGCCGCTCGCGGACGCGCAGATGGACTCGGTTCCGATCGTCGCCATCACCGGGCAGGTGGGCACCGCGCTCATCGGCACGGACGGCTTCCAGGAGGCCGACATCTCCGGCATCACCATGCCGATCACGAAGCACAACTTCCTCGTCTCGCACGGCGAGGACATCCCGCGGATGATCGCGGAGGCCTTCCACATCGCGCAGACCGGCCGACCGGGCGCGGTGTTGGTGGACATCCCCAAGGACGTCCTGCAGGCCGAGATGACCTTCTCCTGGCCCCCGGAGATGAAGCTGCCCGGGTACCGGCCGGTGACCAAGCCCCACGGCAAACAGATCCGGGAGGCGGCACGGCTCATCGCCAAGGCCGAGCGACCGGTCCTCTACGTCGGCGGGGGCGTGATCAAGGCGGACGCCTCGGCGGAGCTGTTGGCCCTGGCGGAGCTCACGGGGATCCCTCTGGTCACGACGCTGATGGCGAGGGGCGCGTTTCCCGATTCACACCGGCTCCACTACGGCATGCCCGGCATGCACGGCACCGTGGCCGCGGTCGCCGCGCTCCAGAAGTCGGATCTACTCGTCACGCTGGGCGCCCGTTTCGACGACCGGGTGACCGGCCAGCTCGACACCTTCGCGCCCGGGGCGAAGGTCATCCACGCCGATATCGATCCGGCGGAGATCGGCAAGAACCGCGCCGTCGACGTCCCGATCGTCGGCGACATCAAGGAGGTGCTGGTCGAGCTCGTCCAGACGCTGCGCGGAGAACGCGATGCCGGCGCGCTGCACGAGCCCACCGGGTGGGTGGGCGAGTTGGACGAGATCCGGTCCGAGTACCCGCTGGGTTACGGGCCGCAGTCCGACGGTTCGCTCTCCCCGGAGTTCGTGATCGAGCGGCTCAGCGCGGCCGCCGGGCCGGACGCGATCTACTGCGCGGGGGTCGGCCAGCATCAGATGTGGGCCGCGCAGTTCGTGCAGTACGAGAAGCCGCGCACGTGGCTCAACTCGGGCGGCCTCGGGACCATGGGGTACTCGGTGCCCGCCGCGATGGGCGCCAAGTTCGGTCGGCCGGAGGCCGAGGTGTGGGCGATCGACGGTGACGGCTGCTTCCAGATGACCAACCAGGAACTCGCCACCTGTGCGATCGAGGGCGCGCCCATCAAGGTGGCCCTGATCAACAACGGCAACCTCGGCATGGTCCGTCAGTGGCAGACGCTGTTCTACGACCAGCGCTACTCGCAGACGGACCTGTCGACCCAGTCCATGCTCATCCCCGATTTCGTGAAGCTCGGCGAGGCCCTGGGGTGCGTCGCGCTCCGATGTGACCGCGCGGAGGACGTCGATGAGGTGATCTCCCGGGCCCGGGAGATCAACGACCGACCGGTGCTCATCGACTTCATCGTGGGCAAGGACGCCCAGGTGTGGCCGATGGTCGCCGCGGGCACGTCCAATGACGAGATCATGGCGGCGCGGGACATCCGGCCGCTGTTCGACGACACCGATTCCGTGGCCGACGACGCCGCGGATGTCCACGATGTGACCGAGCGGATCGACGCCGCCGTGCTCGCCGCCCAGGAGGAGGACCAGTGA
- a CDS encoding PH domain-containing protein → MSAPFRAPHPESTPSDRALFRVNPMSYAVIAVVVLAILWPVSTYPVALGWLVLLPIAFGWWIARTNTRLDEDGVHLSSWRARRFVPWDEVKGVLFPKNGFARLVTTTDHSFPMGGVSFHDLPRLSVASRGRIRDPYSASRTDDVG, encoded by the coding sequence ATGAGCGCCCCATTCAGAGCACCCCACCCGGAATCCACGCCGAGCGACCGCGCACTGTTCCGGGTCAACCCCATGTCCTACGCCGTCATCGCCGTCGTCGTCCTGGCGATCCTCTGGCCCGTCAGCACCTACCCCGTCGCTCTCGGATGGCTCGTGCTGCTCCCGATCGCGTTCGGGTGGTGGATCGCGCGGACCAACACCAGACTCGACGAGGACGGTGTCCACCTGTCGTCCTGGCGGGCGCGCAGGTTCGTGCCGTGGGACGAGGTCAAGGGGGTGCTGTTCCCCAAGAACGGCTTCGCCCGCCTGGTCACCACCACCGACCACTCATTCCCGATGGGCGGGGTCTCGTTCCACGATCTCCCCCGGCTCTCGGTCGCCAGTCGGGGGCGCATCCGCGACCCCTACTCCGCCTCGCGGACCGACGACGTCGGCTGA
- a CDS encoding DUF3533 domain-containing protein: MTDSTDVTDSGHTGGVREFVSHSAGAVVLVCGLFFLLSFMYLGGTADPQAHARHIPVAVVDSDAGASLDTPVGVRELDVGSQITAGLLQNNDWERIRLHVVDPDTAEEGLRNGTYFGAVTIPADLSERVVGLVEAAATEAGDAAEPPAPAHITLEYSPRVSIVSSQVMNTMADAMQESLRDRMGSRILQDSQLLAEAEGRTIGAAATLALQDPVGIDVVAWNPLPEGVSNASLPMFYALIVVLAGFTGAMIISAVLDARLGFIPLEIGPLALHVHVAPFGRLQTLARKWVVTLVTAPLVSGLTLLVAHIIGVTGYDPWHLFWFSNLVIVAVGICAHTIIAAIGNAGLLVNLVVFVVLGIPTSGGATPTQMLPQVFVAIGNLQPMHQAYLGIRSVMFFDSSWDAGLGHAVWVLGGWAVAGLLAGVVITLLYERMGMRRQAVAERVPAGRRSADVVGPRGGVGVADAPPTGDREPGEIVERDPAHRE; encoded by the coding sequence ATGACCGACTCGACCGACGTGACCGACTCGGGCCACACCGGAGGCGTCCGCGAGTTCGTCTCGCACTCCGCGGGCGCCGTCGTCCTGGTCTGCGGATTGTTCTTCCTCCTGTCGTTCATGTACCTCGGAGGCACCGCGGACCCCCAGGCCCATGCCCGCCACATCCCCGTGGCGGTGGTGGACTCCGACGCCGGCGCGTCGTTGGACACCCCGGTCGGGGTGCGGGAGCTCGACGTGGGATCACAGATCACCGCCGGCCTGCTGCAGAACAACGACTGGGAGAGGATCCGGCTGCACGTCGTGGATCCCGATACGGCGGAGGAAGGTCTGCGCAACGGGACGTACTTCGGCGCCGTGACGATCCCCGCGGATCTGAGTGAGCGGGTGGTCGGCCTGGTCGAGGCGGCCGCCACCGAGGCGGGGGACGCCGCCGAGCCCCCCGCGCCCGCGCACATCACCCTCGAGTACTCCCCCCGGGTCTCGATCGTGTCGAGTCAGGTCATGAACACCATGGCGGACGCGATGCAGGAGTCGTTGCGCGATCGGATGGGATCCAGGATCCTCCAGGACTCGCAGCTGCTCGCCGAGGCGGAGGGCAGGACGATCGGGGCCGCGGCGACTCTCGCGCTCCAGGATCCGGTGGGGATCGACGTGGTGGCGTGGAACCCGCTGCCGGAGGGGGTGTCGAACGCCTCGCTGCCGATGTTCTACGCGCTGATCGTCGTGCTCGCGGGGTTCACCGGGGCGATGATCATCTCCGCCGTGCTCGACGCCCGTCTGGGGTTCATCCCGCTGGAGATCGGACCGCTGGCGCTGCACGTCCACGTGGCCCCGTTCGGTCGGCTCCAGACCCTCGCCCGCAAATGGGTGGTGACGCTGGTGACGGCCCCGCTCGTGTCCGGACTGACCCTTCTCGTCGCACACATCATCGGGGTCACGGGGTACGACCCGTGGCACCTGTTCTGGTTCTCGAACCTGGTCATCGTCGCGGTCGGGATCTGTGCCCACACCATCATCGCGGCGATCGGCAACGCCGGCCTGCTGGTCAACCTCGTGGTCTTCGTGGTGCTGGGCATCCCCACGTCGGGAGGCGCCACCCCGACCCAGATGCTTCCGCAGGTGTTCGTGGCGATCGGGAACCTCCAACCGATGCACCAGGCCTACCTGGGGATCCGCTCCGTCATGTTCTTCGACTCGAGCTGGGACGCGGGTCTGGGACACGCGGTCTGGGTGCTCGGTGGCTGGGCCGTGGCGGGACTACTCGCAGGGGTGGTGATCACCCTGCTGTACGAACGGATGGGGATGCGGCGTCAGGCCGTGGCGGAGCGGGTGCCGGCGGGCCGTCGCTCAGCCGACGTCGTCGGTCCGCGAGGCGGAGTAGGGGTCGCGGATGCGCCCCCGACTGGCGACCGAGAGCCGGGGGAGATCGTGGAACGAGACCCCGCCCATCGGGAATGA
- the ilvD gene encoding dihydroxy-acid dehydratase translates to MPALRSRTSTAGRNAAGARALWRATGMTDADFGKPIIAVANSYTQFVPGHVHLKNVGEIVAEQITAAGGVAREFHTIAVDDGIAMGHAGMLYSLPSREIIADSVEYMVNAHTADALVCISNCDKITPGMLNAAMRLNIPTVFVSGGPMESGFSVVVDGVVKAGSDLITAISASANTAVGQEDLDTIERSACPTCGSCSGMFTANSMNCLTEALGLSLPGNGSTLATHSARRELFAEAGRLIVELCTRYYRDDDESVLPRAVATREAFTNAMALDVAMGGSTNTVLHILAAAQEGEVDFDLSDIERISRRIPCLAKVAPNSDYYMEHVHRAGGIPAILGELFRGGLLETDVHSVHSPSLEQYIADWDIRGGSATEKAVELFHAAPGGVRTIEPFSTDNRWESLDTDAVRGCIHSVEHPATAEGGLAVLRGNIAPDGSVFKTAGVSEENFHFSGPARVVESQEQAVSVILNKTLRPGEVLVVLYEGPAGGPGMQEMLHPTAFIKGAGLGTKCALITDGRFSGGSSGLSIGHIAPEAAAGGPIGLIRDGDVVTIDVATRSISVDVDDDELNRRRAAKGPTPWRPDSRDRKVSSALRAYASMASSADKGAVRILPD, encoded by the coding sequence ATGCCCGCCCTGAGGTCACGTACCAGCACAGCCGGACGCAACGCGGCGGGGGCGCGCGCCCTGTGGCGCGCCACCGGCATGACCGACGCCGACTTCGGCAAGCCGATCATCGCGGTGGCCAACTCGTACACCCAGTTCGTCCCGGGGCATGTGCACCTGAAGAACGTAGGCGAGATCGTCGCCGAGCAGATCACCGCGGCGGGCGGCGTCGCGCGGGAGTTCCACACCATCGCCGTGGACGACGGCATCGCCATGGGCCACGCGGGCATGTTGTACTCGCTGCCGAGCCGCGAGATCATCGCCGACTCCGTCGAGTACATGGTGAACGCCCACACGGCCGATGCACTGGTGTGTATCTCCAACTGCGACAAGATCACCCCGGGCATGCTCAACGCGGCGATGCGACTGAACATCCCCACGGTGTTCGTCTCCGGTGGACCCATGGAGTCCGGGTTCTCGGTGGTCGTCGACGGCGTGGTCAAGGCCGGCTCCGACCTCATCACCGCGATCTCCGCCTCGGCCAACACGGCGGTCGGGCAGGAGGACCTCGACACGATCGAACGCTCGGCGTGCCCCACGTGCGGGTCCTGCTCGGGCATGTTCACCGCCAATTCGATGAACTGCCTCACCGAAGCCCTGGGGCTGTCCCTCCCGGGCAACGGCTCGACCCTCGCCACCCACAGCGCACGGCGGGAGCTCTTCGCCGAGGCGGGCCGGCTCATCGTGGAGCTGTGCACGCGGTACTACCGCGACGACGACGAGTCCGTCCTCCCCCGCGCGGTGGCCACCAGGGAGGCCTTCACCAACGCCATGGCGCTGGACGTCGCGATGGGCGGCTCCACCAACACCGTGCTGCACATCCTGGCCGCCGCGCAGGAGGGCGAGGTGGACTTCGACCTGTCCGACATCGAGCGGATCTCCCGCCGGATCCCCTGCCTGGCCAAGGTCGCACCCAACTCCGACTACTACATGGAACACGTCCACCGGGCCGGCGGCATCCCGGCGATCCTCGGCGAGTTGTTCCGCGGTGGGCTGCTGGAGACCGACGTCCATTCCGTCCACTCCCCCTCGCTCGAGCAGTACATCGCGGACTGGGACATCCGTGGTGGCTCGGCCACCGAGAAGGCCGTCGAGTTGTTCCACGCCGCCCCGGGCGGGGTCCGGACGATCGAACCGTTCTCCACGGACAACCGCTGGGAGTCACTCGACACGGACGCCGTGCGCGGGTGCATCCATTCCGTCGAGCACCCGGCCACCGCCGAGGGCGGGCTGGCCGTGCTGCGCGGGAACATCGCCCCGGACGGATCGGTCTTCAAGACGGCCGGCGTCTCCGAGGAGAACTTCCACTTCAGCGGCCCCGCCCGGGTCGTGGAGTCCCAGGAGCAGGCGGTCTCGGTGATCCTGAACAAGACCCTGCGGCCCGGTGAGGTGCTGGTGGTGCTGTACGAGGGTCCCGCCGGCGGGCCGGGGATGCAGGAGATGCTCCACCCCACCGCGTTCATCAAGGGCGCCGGCCTGGGGACCAAATGCGCACTCATCACCGACGGACGGTTCTCCGGGGGCTCGTCGGGCCTGTCCATCGGGCACATCGCGCCCGAGGCCGCGGCCGGTGGCCCGATCGGGTTGATCCGGGACGGGGACGTGGTGACGATCGACGTGGCCACCCGATCCATCTCGGTGGACGTCGACGACGACGAGTTGAACCGCCGCCGGGCGGCCAAGGGGCCCACCCCCTGGCGCCCGGACTCCCGCGACCGTAAGGTCTCCTCCGCGCTGCGGGCCTACGCCTCCATGGCGTCGTCCGCGGACAAGGGTGCGGTCCGGATCCTGCCCGACTGA